In the genome of Fervidobacterium thailandense, one region contains:
- a CDS encoding BMP family lipoprotein, with translation MKRLLVLFLMVLVLAVGFAFKAIMVTDTGGLGDKSFNDGTWAGIQKAAKELGIEAKVIMSNEQSDYIPNLTKAAQEVLKEKDGGIVFAVGFMMQDALEKVARQFPTVYFAGIDIAFEKELPNVINFLFKEQESAFLVGYIAAAMTRTGKVGFVGGIPIPPVERFRYGYEAGIKAYMDLKGKKITVIRGYTNEFSDPKKGKDLANSQFSQGVDIIFAAAGACGNGVIEAAKERSEKLAGKGYENIKNYALSGKPLYYAIGVDVDQDYMAPGIVLTSAMKGIDTAGYYGVMWAYKGQFKGGLKVLGLKENGVRTSEMKYTKEIIEKLAPGVLKELEYLKGLIIEGKIVVPDSEEALKAFTVKGVRLPR, from the coding sequence ATGAAAAGACTGTTGGTACTCTTCCTGATGGTTCTCGTTCTCGCGGTAGGCTTCGCGTTCAAGGCCATTATGGTCACCGACACCGGAGGCCTGGGAGACAAATCCTTCAACGACGGTACTTGGGCCGGTATCCAGAAGGCGGCAAAGGAACTCGGTATCGAAGCTAAGGTTATCATGTCGAACGAACAATCAGACTACATACCGAACCTCACAAAGGCCGCCCAGGAAGTGCTTAAAGAAAAAGACGGAGGTATTGTCTTTGCCGTTGGTTTCATGATGCAAGATGCCCTTGAAAAAGTTGCGAGACAGTTCCCAACGGTTTATTTTGCCGGTATCGATATCGCTTTTGAAAAGGAGTTGCCCAACGTCATCAACTTCCTTTTCAAAGAACAAGAATCGGCGTTCCTCGTCGGATACATCGCCGCGGCTATGACCAGGACCGGTAAGGTCGGCTTCGTTGGTGGCATCCCCATCCCACCGGTTGAAAGGTTCAGGTACGGTTACGAGGCCGGTATTAAGGCGTACATGGACCTCAAAGGAAAAAAGATTACGGTCATTCGTGGTTACACAAACGAGTTCAGCGATCCAAAGAAGGGCAAGGACCTTGCAAATTCCCAGTTCTCACAAGGCGTTGACATAATCTTCGCGGCGGCTGGTGCTTGCGGTAACGGCGTTATCGAGGCAGCTAAAGAGAGAAGTGAAAAGCTCGCCGGTAAAGGTTACGAAAACATCAAGAATTACGCGCTCTCAGGTAAACCACTGTACTACGCGATTGGTGTCGACGTTGACCAGGATTACATGGCTCCCGGTATCGTTCTTACAAGTGCTATGAAAGGTATAGATACCGCTGGCTATTACGGTGTGATGTGGGCGTACAAAGGCCAGTTCAAAGGTGGTTTGAAGGTGCTTGGTCTTAAGGAAAACGGTGTCAGAACATCCGAAATGAAGTACACGAAAGAGATCATAGAAAAACTTGCGCCGGGTGTTCTCAAAGAACTCGAGTATCTCAAAGGTCTCATCATCGAAGGTAAGATCGTAGTGCCCGATTCCGAAGAAGCGTTGAAAGCTTTCACCGTGAAAGGTGTTAGACTGCCAAGGTAA
- a CDS encoding ABC transporter ATP-binding protein produces the protein MIDITKRFPGVLANDRVTLRVKTGEIHAIVGENGAGKSTLMNQLYGLYHPDSGEIRIFGEPKKFHDPRDAIKAGIGMVHQHFMLVDTLTVAENVVLGSEPVKGLNFDLNRAREEVKKLSEAYGLYVDIDAKIEDIPVGMQQRVEIIKTLYRGANIIILDEPTAVLTPQEVEELFEIMRNLKKSGKTILFISHKLNEVMEISDRITVMRGGRVTAELITKETNEREIARAMVGRDVVLKLDKPPHKPKEVVFEVKNLWVKDNRHLDAVRDVSFQVRAGEIVGIAGVAGNGQTELVEAITGLRKVESGEIFFLGKNVTGAHPRQLREMGMSHIAEDRLKYALIKPFPAYYNAILGRHYKTPFARGAFLNHRDIKSYTAELMEEFDVRPRIIEHLGGNFSGGNQQKLVVGREIKANPKFMVVAQPTRGLDVGAIEFIHRQILRMREQDVAILLISMELEEIFSLSDRILVMYEGQIMGEVKPEETTVEEVGLMMAGKRLEEIRGGKR, from the coding sequence ATGATAGACATAACGAAGCGATTCCCCGGGGTTCTGGCCAACGATCGTGTCACACTTCGCGTTAAAACTGGTGAAATACACGCCATCGTTGGGGAAAACGGAGCCGGTAAGAGTACTTTGATGAACCAGCTTTACGGTTTGTACCACCCCGACAGCGGGGAAATACGAATATTCGGCGAACCGAAAAAGTTTCACGACCCACGCGATGCGATCAAAGCGGGTATTGGAATGGTGCACCAACACTTCATGCTTGTGGATACTTTGACGGTGGCTGAAAACGTGGTGCTCGGTAGCGAACCGGTGAAGGGACTTAATTTCGACTTGAACAGAGCGCGCGAGGAAGTCAAAAAGCTTTCGGAAGCTTATGGACTTTACGTGGATATAGACGCAAAGATTGAGGATATTCCCGTTGGAATGCAGCAAAGGGTGGAGATAATAAAGACGTTATATAGAGGAGCCAACATTATTATCCTCGACGAGCCCACGGCGGTTCTGACACCGCAAGAAGTCGAGGAACTTTTCGAAATCATGAGGAATCTGAAAAAGTCCGGTAAGACGATCCTGTTCATCTCACACAAGCTCAACGAAGTTATGGAAATCAGTGACCGGATCACCGTCATGCGTGGCGGAAGAGTAACGGCGGAACTTATAACAAAAGAAACTAACGAGAGAGAAATAGCGCGTGCAATGGTGGGAAGGGATGTTGTACTCAAACTTGATAAACCTCCCCACAAACCAAAAGAGGTTGTTTTCGAGGTTAAAAATCTATGGGTGAAAGACAACAGACACCTTGATGCCGTTAGGGACGTTTCCTTCCAGGTCAGGGCTGGCGAAATCGTGGGAATCGCCGGTGTGGCCGGAAACGGCCAAACGGAACTGGTTGAAGCGATAACTGGTCTTAGAAAGGTCGAAAGCGGCGAGATATTCTTCTTGGGCAAGAACGTTACCGGTGCACATCCAAGACAGCTGCGGGAGATGGGCATGTCACACATAGCTGAAGACAGACTAAAATACGCTCTCATCAAACCTTTCCCAGCTTATTACAATGCGATCCTCGGCAGACACTACAAAACTCCGTTCGCGCGGGGCGCTTTCTTGAACCACAGAGACATAAAGAGTTACACAGCGGAGCTCATGGAGGAATTTGATGTTCGCCCACGCATCATCGAACATTTAGGAGGCAATTTCTCAGGTGGGAACCAGCAAAAACTCGTGGTTGGTAGGGAAATAAAAGCCAATCCTAAATTCATGGTGGTGGCCCAACCAACGAGGGGATTAGACGTTGGCGCCATCGAGTTCATCCATCGCCAAATCCTGAGGATGAGGGAACAGGACGTGGCCATACTTCTAATCTCTATGGAACTCGAGGAAATTTTCTCACTGAGTGACAGGATCTTAGTCATGTACGAAGGACAGATCATGGGAGAGGTAAAGCCCGAAGAAACGACAGTGGAAGAAGTCGGGCTCATGATGGCTGGTAAGCGACTTGAAGAGATCAGAGGTGGTAAGAGATGA
- a CDS encoding ABC transporter permease, which yields MKKVLESILVPVLAVLIALLISAFVILAIGKNPLRAYAVLLRGAFGSKQAIIDTLIKTTPLILTGLAVGFGFRAGVFNIGAEGQMAMGALIAASVASNFGNLPPAVAIPLTLVIGMGAGAGWAAIAGFLKAKTGAHEVVTTIMLNWITTFFASFMVTGPLATGSGTPKSPEIAASAQLPILMKVGAMELSAGIIISLLAAVFMYVFLNKTTTGYEIKAVGFNPYAAEYGGISVAKNVVLAMAISGALAGLAGVTELMGVHHRFLGELSGGKGFDGISIALIGQNNPIGIIFAALLIGALRTGSNEMQFLGVSKYIVIIVQGIVIFLVAADRIVRTIYIRKKVKS from the coding sequence ATGAAAAAGGTCTTAGAGAGCATCCTTGTTCCGGTTTTGGCCGTGCTGATAGCATTACTCATATCAGCGTTCGTAATTTTAGCTATCGGCAAGAATCCTCTGCGGGCCTATGCTGTATTGTTGAGAGGAGCGTTCGGAAGCAAGCAAGCCATCATTGATACGTTGATAAAAACTACACCGTTGATACTTACTGGCCTTGCAGTTGGATTTGGCTTCAGAGCAGGTGTTTTCAATATCGGTGCTGAAGGTCAAATGGCCATGGGAGCCCTGATAGCAGCCAGTGTTGCCTCGAATTTCGGTAATTTGCCACCTGCTGTTGCCATACCATTGACTTTGGTTATCGGTATGGGTGCTGGAGCGGGATGGGCGGCGATTGCTGGATTTCTGAAAGCAAAAACCGGTGCTCACGAGGTTGTTACAACGATAATGCTTAACTGGATTACGACCTTCTTTGCTTCCTTCATGGTGACCGGTCCGTTGGCAACCGGTTCCGGTACACCGAAGAGTCCCGAGATAGCCGCCTCCGCACAACTTCCAATCCTGATGAAGGTCGGTGCCATGGAATTGAGTGCAGGTATCATCATATCACTCCTTGCCGCCGTTTTCATGTACGTGTTCTTGAACAAAACCACCACCGGTTACGAAATCAAAGCCGTGGGGTTTAACCCCTACGCCGCGGAGTATGGTGGTATAAGCGTTGCAAAAAATGTTGTGCTCGCAATGGCGATCAGTGGTGCACTCGCTGGTTTGGCAGGTGTTACGGAACTCATGGGTGTTCACCACAGGTTCCTGGGAGAGCTTTCCGGAGGAAAGGGGTTCGACGGTATCAGTATTGCGCTTATAGGTCAAAACAACCCAATCGGTATCATCTTCGCCGCGTTGCTCATAGGGGCGCTGAGGACTGGTAGTAACGAAATGCAGTTCCTTGGTGTTTCGAAATACATCGTCATAATCGTCCAGGGAATCGTCATCTTCCTGGTCGCCGCCGACAGGATAGTGCGCACGATTTACATCAGAAAGAAGGTGAAATCATGA
- a CDS encoding ABC transporter permease, with the protein MRVLQAVLSIFVNPQFYKIALTVATPLIFASLGGVFSEITGVVNIALEGIILMGAFTSVVFTYLTGNVWFGVLMAVVAGLLMALLHAWGSIKWAGNQVVLGTALILLSQGITGFLMEPIFGQPGQTDFVGKIDEITIPGLVKVPFIGQVIGEISPFVYIAFGCVAFGWWLIYKTKLGLRMRAVGENPEAADTLGVNVYAIRYFGVLMSGVFASLAGAYLSVGEIGQFKELMSGGRGFIGLAAMIVGKWNPVGAMLASLFFGFFGAFANQLQSLQQIQVPANVKPLFDTIPFILTIIVVAGVVGRSRPPKADGVPYEKSA; encoded by the coding sequence ATGAGAGTCTTGCAAGCCGTTCTCTCAATATTCGTAAACCCTCAATTTTACAAGATCGCCTTGACGGTTGCCACTCCGCTCATTTTCGCCTCCCTCGGTGGCGTGTTCAGCGAAATCACCGGGGTTGTTAACATTGCCCTGGAAGGAATTATACTCATGGGAGCGTTCACTTCGGTCGTTTTCACGTACCTTACGGGCAACGTCTGGTTCGGTGTGCTTATGGCTGTTGTAGCCGGATTGTTGATGGCACTACTCCATGCCTGGGGAAGCATCAAATGGGCAGGTAACCAGGTCGTTCTTGGAACTGCGTTAATTCTCCTTTCACAAGGTATCACCGGCTTTCTTATGGAACCGATATTCGGCCAACCTGGTCAGACCGACTTCGTTGGCAAAATTGACGAAATCACGATTCCAGGGCTTGTAAAGGTGCCGTTCATCGGTCAGGTTATCGGTGAAATAAGCCCGTTTGTGTACATCGCATTCGGTTGCGTTGCCTTCGGTTGGTGGTTGATTTATAAAACGAAACTCGGTTTGAGGATGAGGGCTGTGGGTGAAAATCCCGAAGCGGCCGATACACTCGGAGTCAACGTTTACGCCATCAGGTACTTTGGTGTTTTGATGAGCGGTGTCTTCGCATCCCTTGCTGGGGCATACCTGAGCGTTGGTGAGATCGGCCAGTTCAAAGAATTGATGTCCGGTGGGCGCGGGTTCATCGGACTGGCTGCGATGATCGTCGGAAAGTGGAATCCAGTTGGTGCGATGTTGGCAAGTCTGTTTTTCGGTTTCTTCGGTGCGTTCGCCAACCAACTCCAGAGTCTACAGCAGATACAAGTTCCGGCGAACGTTAAACCGTTGTTCGATACAATCCCGTTCATCCTCACGATCATCGTTGTTGCCGGTGTCGTTGGTCGCTCCAGACCTCCGAAGGCTGACGGTGTACCGTACGAAAAGAGCGCTTAA
- a CDS encoding secondary thiamine-phosphate synthase enzyme YjbQ produces MLKKFEVNTARRVEFVDITSLVRQAVVESGVGNGICVVYVPHTTCGITINEHADPDVVADIVNRLGELVPKNGKYAHVEGNSDAHIKASLVGSSQTIIIQDGKLLLGIWQGVFLCEFDGPRRRNVFIKIIAG; encoded by the coding sequence TTGCTCAAAAAGTTTGAGGTAAACACCGCTCGAAGGGTTGAATTCGTTGATATAACGTCTCTTGTTCGTCAAGCGGTCGTGGAATCCGGTGTAGGAAACGGGATCTGTGTTGTTTACGTCCCACACACAACATGCGGAATAACGATCAACGAACACGCGGATCCGGATGTGGTAGCCGACATCGTAAATAGGCTGGGAGAACTTGTACCGAAAAATGGTAAATACGCACACGTTGAAGGCAATTCCGATGCCCACATCAAAGCATCGTTGGTAGGGAGCAGTCAGACGATTATAATTCAGGATGGAAAACTTTTACTCGGCATCTGGCAAGGAGTGTTTCTCTGCGAGTTTGACGGTCCAAGAAGGAGAAACGTATTCATCAAGATTATCGCTGGTTGA
- a CDS encoding HU family DNA-binding protein — protein sequence MNKKMLVNAVAEKTQLKKKDVKAVVDAVFEVISDALEKGEKVQLVDFGTFEVKKMEGRTGVNPRTKAKIKIPARKVPKFRPGKVLKARVNK from the coding sequence ATGAACAAAAAGATGCTCGTTAACGCTGTAGCGGAAAAGACGCAGCTGAAGAAAAAAGACGTAAAAGCCGTTGTTGACGCAGTGTTCGAGGTTATCTCCGATGCCCTCGAAAAGGGAGAAAAGGTTCAGCTTGTGGACTTTGGTACGTTCGAAGTGAAGAAGATGGAAGGTAGAACGGGAGTTAACCCGAGAACCAAGGCAAAGATCAAGATTCCAGCGAGAAAAGTTCCGAAGTTCAGACCTGGAAAAGTCCTCAAAGCAAGAGTCAACAAGTAA
- a CDS encoding HD domain-containing phosphohydrolase, protein MEQSKRLDGSGYPYRKRDGEISLFGQIIGVADVFNALFHKTSLQGGLGTKEGYGGFRERRKSWKVR, encoded by the coding sequence ATCGAACAGTCTAAACGGCTGGATGGAAGTGGGTATCCTTACAGGAAAAGGGATGGTGAGATCTCGCTGTTTGGGCAAATAATCGGTGTTGCTGACGTTTTCAATGCGCTTTTCCACAAAACGAGTCTACAAGGAGGCTTGGGAACCAAAGAGGGTTATGGAGGTTTTAGAGAACGACGCAAGAGTTGGAAAGTACGATGA
- the proC gene encoding pyrroline-5-carboxylate reductase, protein MSDLISGENVRLGVIGVGNIGSMILDVLLNTPENSRYLFFIYNRSPEKMNKYSKLENVRICRSAMEVYKEAEFTFVCVKPHQTESVYSEIRHLPEESRVLVSTAAGKTLADIVDGAKRTRVIRIMPTITSRIGVGMTAVAYSEVIDEKTKAMFEKIFRPFGELIELPEEKFDAFTVLASSGPAFVAFVLESFIEGAINIGVNPDYARDIVLRTFEGSVKFLERMSIEPSRLKYMVSSPGGVTIRGLFELEKNAVKGAIMSAIQEAYNKSRSLGG, encoded by the coding sequence ATGAGTGATCTGATCTCAGGCGAGAATGTACGTTTAGGTGTGATCGGTGTTGGAAACATCGGAAGCATGATCTTGGACGTGTTGCTAAACACTCCGGAGAATAGCCGCTATCTGTTCTTCATTTACAACAGGTCGCCTGAGAAGATGAATAAGTACTCCAAGCTGGAGAACGTGAGGATATGCCGCAGCGCGATGGAGGTCTACAAGGAGGCGGAATTCACTTTCGTGTGCGTTAAGCCCCATCAGACTGAGTCGGTTTATTCCGAGATCCGTCATTTGCCCGAGGAATCGCGAGTACTTGTGAGTACTGCGGCTGGAAAGACCTTAGCGGATATCGTTGACGGTGCCAAGCGTACGCGTGTGATCAGGATCATGCCGACAATCACATCACGCATAGGAGTAGGCATGACAGCGGTCGCCTATAGCGAGGTGATCGACGAAAAAACGAAAGCGATGTTCGAGAAGATTTTCAGACCGTTCGGTGAGTTGATCGAGCTTCCTGAGGAGAAGTTCGACGCGTTCACGGTTCTTGCAAGCAGCGGCCCAGCTTTTGTAGCTTTCGTCCTCGAAAGCTTCATCGAGGGTGCAATCAACATAGGGGTGAACCCAGATTACGCACGCGATATCGTTCTCCGAACGTTCGAGGGATCCGTCAAGTTCCTCGAACGCATGAGCATCGAGCCGTCGAGGCTGAAGTACATGGTATCGTCACCCGGCGGCGTGACGATACGCGGACTCTTTGAACTTGAGAAGAACGCCGTCAAAGGCGCTATCATGTCGGCGATCCAGGAGGCGTACAACAAAAGCCGCAGCCTCGGGGGCTAA
- the proB gene encoding glutamate 5-kinase, whose amino-acid sequence MAGARKIVIKVGSNILVDKGGLRKRVLIELARVVSELRSKGHSVAIVTSGAGAMGRVHLGLSSSPKDMISKQALCAVGQVLLMHAYLEAFEFYGLRVAQLLLTRDDFAERSRFLNLRNTLIGLEKRGIVPVVNENDTVAVEEIRFGDNDTLSAMFAIAWDADVLILLTSVDGVIGADGRVIEEYSEGAELAKIEKTSFGAGGIDTKISAALMASESGVDVYIANGNELGNVFKIVDGENPGTRFRPSGTSLTLKKSWLKYLSQPKGRIYVDAGTSSALHSRKSLLPVGIVSVEGTFERGDVVEVVHGAELLGRGISNYSSTEVAQIKGKRSSELPEELFPYEEVVHADNFIPAKELR is encoded by the coding sequence ATGGCCGGTGCGAGGAAGATCGTTATCAAAGTTGGGAGTAACATTCTCGTCGACAAAGGTGGTCTGAGGAAGAGGGTATTGATAGAACTCGCGAGGGTCGTGAGCGAACTGAGAAGCAAAGGACACAGTGTGGCGATAGTCACTTCCGGAGCGGGTGCGATGGGACGCGTGCACCTTGGTCTCTCGAGCTCACCGAAAGACATGATCTCGAAACAAGCACTGTGTGCGGTTGGTCAAGTTCTGTTGATGCATGCTTACCTTGAGGCCTTCGAATTCTACGGACTCAGGGTCGCGCAGCTACTCTTGACACGCGATGACTTTGCCGAACGTTCCAGGTTCCTGAACCTTCGAAACACGCTGATTGGTCTTGAAAAAAGGGGCATCGTACCGGTTGTGAACGAAAACGACACGGTGGCGGTCGAGGAGATAAGATTCGGCGACAACGACACGCTCTCGGCGATGTTCGCAATAGCGTGGGATGCCGACGTTCTGATCTTGCTAACGTCCGTTGATGGAGTGATCGGTGCTGACGGTCGGGTGATCGAAGAGTACTCCGAGGGTGCTGAGCTTGCTAAGATCGAGAAGACAAGCTTCGGGGCTGGCGGGATCGACACAAAGATTTCGGCCGCGTTGATGGCTTCCGAGAGTGGCGTGGATGTTTACATCGCAAACGGAAACGAACTGGGGAACGTGTTCAAGATAGTAGACGGTGAGAACCCAGGAACTCGCTTCCGACCAAGTGGAACGTCGCTTACGCTCAAGAAGTCTTGGCTTAAGTATCTGAGCCAACCAAAGGGACGTATTTACGTCGATGCAGGTACATCCAGTGCACTCCACTCGAGAAAAAGCCTCTTGCCAGTTGGAATCGTGAGTGTCGAGGGAACGTTCGAGCGCGGTGACGTTGTCGAGGTCGTCCACGGTGCCGAGCTACTCGGTCGTGGAATTTCGAACTACTCATCGACCGAAGTGGCCCAGATCAAGGGCAAGAGGTCGAGCGAGCTTCCAGAGGAGCTTTTCCCGTACGAAGAGGTTGTCCACGCCGATAATTTCATTCCGGCGAAAGAGCTACGTTAA
- a CDS encoding glutamate-5-semialdehyde dehydrogenase, translating into MDERLLSKLQNLRRASAILSSANSSLKNEAILLIAKALDENRATILEANERDVSLARARGLKESLVDRLLLNEKRLDEMIEMCHLVSELKDPVGEVVDSFVREDGLKIFRVRVPIGVVAIIYESRPNVTVDATVLALKSGNAILLRGGSDAIQSNIAIVKSIKEALEKSKLPENCVEFVEDTDRANVDFILKQREYIDLVIPRGGKQLIDYVVRNSVVPVLETGAGVCHIFVDESADLERSIEVIDNAKTQRPGTCNAVETVLVHKNIADRFLPMLKERLDAKQVEIRGCELTRKFIECVPATDEDWATEYLDLILSVKVVSGIDEAIEHIGKYSTKHSDAILTESYSNAMKFVSAVDSAVVYVNASTRFTDGGQFGMGAEMGISTQKLHARGPVGLKELTTTKFVVLGEYHTRR; encoded by the coding sequence ATGGATGAGAGATTGCTATCAAAGCTCCAGAACTTGCGCCGGGCCAGTGCGATTCTGTCGTCAGCAAACTCCAGCCTGAAAAATGAGGCGATCCTCTTGATCGCAAAGGCTTTGGACGAAAACAGAGCAACCATTTTGGAGGCCAATGAGCGGGACGTCTCGCTTGCACGGGCTCGTGGTCTTAAGGAATCGCTTGTCGACAGGCTTCTTCTCAACGAGAAGCGGCTCGACGAGATGATCGAGATGTGCCATTTGGTTAGCGAACTGAAAGACCCAGTTGGTGAGGTTGTCGATTCTTTTGTTCGCGAAGACGGCCTGAAGATCTTTAGGGTCCGCGTTCCTATTGGTGTCGTTGCGATCATCTACGAGTCGAGACCTAACGTCACGGTCGACGCTACGGTCCTCGCCCTGAAATCCGGAAACGCTATCCTGTTGCGCGGCGGTTCGGACGCCATTCAATCGAACATTGCCATCGTGAAGTCGATAAAGGAGGCTCTCGAGAAGTCGAAGCTCCCAGAGAACTGCGTGGAGTTCGTTGAGGACACCGACAGGGCAAACGTGGATTTCATCCTCAAGCAACGCGAGTACATCGACTTGGTCATCCCACGCGGTGGAAAGCAGCTCATCGACTACGTTGTGCGAAACTCGGTCGTACCGGTTCTGGAAACAGGAGCCGGCGTCTGTCACATTTTCGTCGACGAATCCGCTGATCTGGAGCGCTCGATCGAGGTGATTGATAACGCAAAGACGCAACGTCCAGGCACTTGCAACGCTGTGGAAACGGTGCTTGTGCACAAGAACATAGCTGATCGCTTTTTGCCCATGCTAAAAGAACGACTGGACGCAAAGCAGGTTGAGATCCGTGGCTGTGAGCTGACGCGTAAGTTCATCGAATGCGTCCCAGCCACTGACGAAGATTGGGCCACAGAATACCTTGACCTGATACTTTCCGTGAAGGTCGTCAGCGGGATCGACGAAGCGATTGAGCATATTGGTAAGTACTCAACGAAGCACTCGGACGCCATCCTTACTGAAAGTTACTCAAATGCCATGAAGTTTGTTTCAGCCGTCGATTCGGCTGTGGTGTATGTTAACGCCTCAACACGCTTCACTGATGGCGGGCAGTTCGGAATGGGTGCCGAGATGGGCATCAGTACCCAGAAGCTCCACGCACGTGGCCCTGTCGGTTTAAAGGAACTGACCACGACAAAGTTCGTGGTGCTCGGGGAATACCACACGAGGCGTTGA
- a CDS encoding CHASE2 domain-containing protein, translating to MRRKSQVLFIIVGTVFSLVLFLRPALLYVFELKSTDLFYKFWGPLRPESIVVVVGIDEYSLSALEVEGNTWPWNRKIYGQLLRRVFNDGAVVVAFDISFTEPGEESGDLLCKYTTHVSECGAWNLFGELP from the coding sequence ATGAGGCGCAAAAGTCAGGTCTTATTCATCATCGTGGGTACGGTGTTCTCGCTGGTTTTGTTCTTAAGACCTGCTCTGCTTTACGTATTTGAGTTGAAATCAACCGACTTGTTTTACAAATTTTGGGGGCCGTTGCGACCGGAAAGTATAGTTGTTGTAGTTGGTATCGACGAGTATTCACTGAGCGCGTTAGAGGTTGAGGGTAATACCTGGCCATGGAACAGGAAAATTTACGGCCAGCTGTTGAGGAGAGTTTTTAACGACGGTGCGGTAGTTGTAGCGTTCGACATCTCTTTCACCGAGCCTGGTGAGGAAAGCGGGGATCTACTTTGCAAGTACACTACTCATGTATCAGAATGTGGTGCTTGGAACTTATTTGGTGAATTGCCGTGA
- a CDS encoding secondary thiamine-phosphate synthase enzyme YjbQ gives MKSHTEYLWFNTKKKKELVHITHMIEEIVQRSGIKEGFCLVSAMHITAGIIVNDNESGLHRDIWEWLEKLAPEGDYHHHATGETNGDAHLKRILTHHQVIIPVTNGKLDLGPWEEIFYAEYDGQRRKRVVVKVIGE, from the coding sequence ATGAAGTCCCACACCGAATACCTCTGGTTCAACACTAAGAAGAAAAAAGAACTCGTGCACATAACACATATGATTGAAGAAATCGTCCAGCGGAGTGGCATCAAAGAGGGATTCTGTCTTGTATCGGCCATGCACATCACCGCCGGCATCATCGTCAACGACAACGAGAGCGGTCTACACAGGGACATTTGGGAATGGCTCGAAAAATTAGCCCCGGAAGGGGATTATCATCACCACGCAACCGGTGAAACGAATGGAGATGCGCACCTCAAACGCATCCTCACGCACCACCAAGTTATAATCCCAGTTACCAACGGTAAGCTCGATCTTGGACCATGGGAAGAGATTTTTTACGCCGAGTACGATGGCCAACGCAGGAAGAGGGTCGTGGTGAAAGTAATCGGTGAATAG